From the genome of Bosea sp. Tri-49, one region includes:
- a CDS encoding Lrp/AsnC family transcriptional regulator, with protein sequence MDAIDRKILTVLQADSNISIAELADRVGLSQTPCWKRIQRLEQTGVIIKRVALVAPEKIGLGLTVFVQIETADHSGPWLEKFAQSVAAMPEVIEFYRMAGDVDYMLRVVVADMAAYDTFYKKLIETIPLKNVTSRFAMERIKATTAYKVPDLPKAS encoded by the coding sequence ATGGACGCCATTGATCGCAAGATTCTGACTGTGCTGCAGGCAGACTCAAATATCTCGATCGCGGAGCTCGCCGATCGGGTCGGGCTGTCGCAGACACCGTGCTGGAAGCGCATCCAGCGCCTCGAACAGACCGGCGTGATCATCAAACGCGTCGCCCTCGTCGCACCTGAGAAGATCGGGCTCGGCCTCACCGTCTTCGTCCAGATCGAGACGGCCGATCATTCCGGTCCCTGGCTGGAGAAGTTCGCCCAGAGCGTTGCCGCGATGCCGGAGGTGATCGAGTTCTACCGCATGGCCGGCGACGTTGATTACATGCTGCGCGTCGTCGTCGCCGACATGGCCGCCTATGACACCTTCTACAAGAAGCTGATCGAGACGATCCCGCTCAAGAACGTCACCTCGCGCTTCGCCATGGAGCGGATCAAGGCGACCACCGCCTACAAGGTGCCGGACCTGCCGAAGGCGTCCTGA
- a CDS encoding ABC transporter substrate-binding protein: MDRRQFLLAGSSLAALPLAATPFAGANAQEAVPARIGYIPVIGTAPIFVANGEGWLKQAGITPTFTVFESGPNMIQALASGTIDLYVAGVAPLAVARSRGVDIRVVASTATGENVFVAAPALAKFFTEGTSAAAAFKAHKAATGKPARLATQPAGSVPNTVLQYWLWEVAKADKADIEVVPMGIDATQQAVLAGAVEGAIVREPALTIIQTRNPGIKLIAGGEDVFPGQPGTVVAVSGAFLTKNSAAVQGLVSGLVKAAEVLVKTPAKAAPHVGAALGKGIVDPALIEKSLVSPATRFEIDPRKIIEPARAMQAYQVKLGSLEKELPFDGLFETQYYERAIKG; the protein is encoded by the coding sequence ATGGATCGCCGCCAGTTCCTGCTTGCCGGCTCTTCGCTCGCCGCGCTGCCCTTGGCCGCCACGCCTTTCGCCGGCGCCAACGCGCAGGAAGCGGTCCCGGCCCGGATCGGCTACATCCCCGTCATCGGCACGGCGCCGATCTTCGTCGCCAATGGCGAGGGTTGGCTGAAGCAGGCCGGCATCACGCCGACGTTCACGGTGTTCGAATCCGGCCCGAACATGATCCAGGCGCTCGCCTCGGGCACGATCGACCTTTACGTCGCCGGCGTCGCCCCGCTCGCCGTGGCCCGCTCGCGCGGCGTCGACATCCGCGTCGTCGCCTCGACCGCGACCGGCGAGAACGTCTTCGTCGCCGCTCCCGCTCTGGCGAAGTTCTTCACGGAGGGAACGAGCGCGGCCGCCGCCTTCAAGGCGCACAAGGCCGCGACCGGCAAGCCGGCGCGTCTCGCCACCCAACCGGCCGGCTCGGTGCCCAATACCGTGCTGCAGTACTGGCTCTGGGAGGTCGCCAAGGCTGACAAGGCCGATATCGAGGTGGTGCCGATGGGCATCGACGCGACGCAGCAGGCGGTGCTCGCCGGCGCCGTCGAGGGTGCGATCGTGCGCGAGCCGGCGCTGACCATCATCCAGACCCGCAATCCCGGCATCAAGCTGATCGCCGGCGGTGAGGACGTCTTCCCAGGCCAGCCCGGCACCGTCGTCGCTGTCTCCGGCGCCTTCCTCACCAAGAACTCCGCCGCCGTCCAGGGACTGGTGTCCGGCCTCGTCAAAGCGGCCGAGGTGCTGGTAAAGACGCCCGCCAAGGCCGCGCCCCATGTCGGCGCCGCACTCGGCAAGGGCATCGTCGACCCCGCTCTGATCGAGAAGTCGCTGGTCTCGCCGGCGACGAGGTTCGAGATCGACCCGCGCAAGATCATCGAGCCGGCGCGTGCCATGCAGGCCTATCAGGTCAAGCTCGGCTCGCTGGAGAAGGAACTTCCGTTCGACGGCCTGTTCGAGACGCAGTATTACGAGCGCGCCATCAAGGGCTGA
- a CDS encoding ABC transporter permease produces MRSLRAPALALTGLIAFLLLWEAIPYFGLVNPAFLPGPSALPSAFLREVRSGAWLTAIMGSLGHYFIGLITGAGLGIALGVLTGMSRIAEETTAWVVRLLRPIPGLAWVPFAIIWFGVNPQAAVFIIAIGVFWIVFFAAQGAIRGVDRDLIEVADAFGFRSPFQRLVKILLPAAMPGILVGVRTALGQAWMAVVAAEIFGVAGVGQRMMQASSLLATDLVVIYMLTMAALYGLLDTLFVAFQGWVLRWKA; encoded by the coding sequence TTGCGTTCACTGCGGGCTCCGGCCCTCGCCCTGACGGGCCTCATCGCCTTCCTCTTGCTGTGGGAGGCGATCCCCTATTTCGGCCTGGTCAACCCGGCCTTCCTGCCAGGACCGAGCGCCCTGCCGAGCGCCTTCCTGCGCGAAGTGAGGTCCGGCGCCTGGCTCACGGCCATCATGGGCTCGCTCGGCCACTACTTCATCGGCCTCATCACCGGTGCCGGCCTCGGCATCGCGCTCGGCGTGCTGACCGGCATGTCGAGGATCGCCGAGGAGACGACCGCCTGGGTGGTCCGGCTGCTGCGGCCGATCCCCGGCCTCGCCTGGGTGCCGTTCGCGATCATCTGGTTCGGCGTCAATCCGCAGGCGGCGGTGTTCATCATCGCGATCGGCGTGTTCTGGATCGTTTTCTTCGCAGCGCAGGGCGCTATCCGCGGCGTCGATCGCGACCTGATCGAGGTCGCCGACGCCTTCGGCTTCCGCTCGCCCTTCCAGCGATTGGTCAAAATCCTGCTGCCGGCGGCGATGCCCGGCATCCTCGTCGGCGTACGCACTGCGCTCGGCCAAGCCTGGATGGCGGTGGTCGCGGCCGAGATCTTCGGCGTTGCCGGTGTCGGCCAGCGCATGATGCAGGCTTCCAGCCTGCTCGCGACCGATCTCGTGGTGATCTACATGCTGACCATGGCGGCGCTGTACGGCCTGCTCGACACGCTGTTCGTCGCTTTCCAGGGATGGGTACTGCGTTGGAAAGCGTGA
- a CDS encoding ABC transporter ATP-binding protein, translated as MGTALESVIDIKELSLTFTRDGEATEVLHKLNLKVSRGEFLAIVGPSGVGKSTLLRVIAGLAKPSGGEVVINAKDNTRRPVALVFQDSRLLPWRKVIANVGFGLEGQKPRAERLAKAQETLDLVGLGPLAQRWPHQLSGGQRQRVSLARALAVEPEILLMDEPFSALDALTRETLQDELIRVWQRTGKTVLFVTHDIDEAAYLADRVVVLSGAPGQIIAEHRISAAHPRRRGAEAEAEIVRAVRVDLGADIVADGAAI; from the coding sequence ATGGGTACTGCGTTGGAAAGCGTGATCGACATCAAGGAACTGTCGCTCACCTTCACCCGCGACGGCGAAGCGACCGAGGTGCTGCACAAGCTGAATCTCAAGGTCTCGCGCGGCGAGTTCCTTGCCATTGTTGGCCCGTCGGGCGTCGGCAAGTCGACGCTGCTGCGCGTCATCGCCGGCCTCGCCAAGCCGAGCGGCGGCGAGGTCGTGATCAACGCCAAGGACAATACAAGGCGGCCGGTCGCACTGGTCTTCCAGGATTCGCGGCTGCTGCCCTGGCGCAAGGTGATCGCCAATGTCGGCTTCGGGCTGGAAGGTCAGAAGCCGAGAGCGGAACGCCTCGCCAAGGCGCAGGAGACGCTCGATCTTGTCGGCCTCGGGCCCTTGGCCCAGCGCTGGCCGCACCAGCTCTCCGGCGGCCAACGCCAGCGCGTCTCGCTGGCGCGGGCGCTCGCGGTCGAGCCTGAGATCCTGCTGATGGACGAACCGTTCTCGGCACTCGACGCGCTGACGCGCGAGACCTTGCAGGACGAATTGATCCGCGTCTGGCAGCGCACGGGCAAGACCGTGCTGTTCGTCACCCATGACATCGACGAGGCGGCCTATCTCGCTGACCGGGTCGTGGTGCTCTCCGGAGCACCGGGCCAGATCATCGCCGAGCACCGGATTTCGGCAGCCCATCCACGCCGGCGCGGGGCAGAAGCCGAGGCGGAGATCGTGCGGGCGGTGCGCGTCGATCTCGGCGCGGACATCGTTGCCGACGGCGCGGCGATTTGA
- the hchA gene encoding glyoxalase III HchA, translating into MADSQSPDKRPTPDQAEDNAFFPSPYSLSQFTAPKSNLEGADYPAPYADGRWKILLIGADERYLLTDNGTMFSTGNHPVETLLPMYHLDKAGFSFDIATLSGNPVKFELWAMPSQDDEVKGLFAKYRDRFKQPLKLSDVVKQALGDTSDYIAVFIPGGHGALIGLPASEEVKAVLEWAAAKDKFVISLCHGPAAFLAAGTGTTKESYIYNGYKICAFPDSLDAKTPDIGYMPGHLTWAFGKKLQALGIEIINTDISGMTYRDRKLLTGDSPLAGNALGKLAASALLEEVAAG; encoded by the coding sequence ATGGCCGACTCGCAATCCCCCGACAAGCGCCCGACCCCGGATCAGGCTGAGGACAACGCGTTCTTTCCCTCTCCTTATTCCCTCAGTCAGTTCACTGCGCCGAAATCCAATCTCGAGGGCGCGGACTATCCGGCGCCTTATGCTGACGGGCGTTGGAAGATCCTACTGATCGGCGCCGATGAGCGCTACCTGCTGACCGATAACGGCACGATGTTCTCGACCGGGAACCACCCCGTGGAGACATTGCTGCCGATGTACCATCTAGACAAAGCGGGATTCTCCTTCGACATCGCGACCTTGTCCGGCAATCCCGTCAAGTTCGAACTCTGGGCAATGCCATCCCAAGATGACGAGGTGAAAGGGCTATTTGCAAAGTATCGCGACCGGTTCAAGCAGCCACTGAAGCTGTCGGATGTGGTCAAGCAGGCACTCGGTGACACATCCGATTATATCGCCGTCTTCATCCCTGGTGGCCATGGCGCACTGATCGGGTTGCCAGCGAGCGAAGAGGTCAAGGCTGTCCTCGAATGGGCCGCCGCGAAGGACAAGTTCGTGATCTCGCTGTGCCATGGGCCGGCCGCCTTCCTCGCTGCAGGCACCGGGACCACGAAGGAGAGCTACATCTACAACGGCTACAAGATCTGTGCCTTCCCCGACAGCCTCGACGCAAAGACGCCCGATATAGGTTACATGCCCGGCCACCTGACCTGGGCCTTCGGTAAGAAACTGCAGGCGCTCGGCATCGAGATCATCAACACCGACATCTCCGGCATGACCTACCGGGATCGCAAGCTGCTGACCGGCGACAGCCCGCTCGCGGGCAATGCACTCGGCAAGCTCGCGGCCAGTGCGCTGCTCGAAGAGGTCGCGGCGGGGTGA
- a CDS encoding PA1136 family autoinducer-binding transcriptional regulator, with the protein MKPLQAEMVFRAALDIENSETLLAIEQVVRTCAHPLGYDRFVMFSASPARSDVIERIYWVEGDWFDNAENVDTETYIRLCPVTRHVIEAREPFFWTKVSEENGERYRVVRIPRGGGIHGLQVPVFGPLGLEGAVSLGGERIDASPQARLALATVAIAAFLAARRLLELPTNDTGKRLSEREREVLAWTAAGRRQIDIAATLGLSERTVENHLRRARQRLGVTTTAQAVRVAIRNGDIEG; encoded by the coding sequence GTGAAGCCGCTGCAGGCCGAGATGGTGTTCCGCGCTGCTCTCGACATAGAGAACAGCGAAACCCTCTTGGCGATAGAGCAGGTGGTTCGCACCTGCGCACACCCGCTCGGATATGACCGCTTCGTGATGTTCTCCGCCTCGCCCGCCCGAAGCGACGTCATCGAGCGGATTTACTGGGTCGAGGGGGACTGGTTCGACAACGCAGAAAATGTCGATACGGAGACGTATATTCGTCTCTGCCCGGTAACCCGGCACGTCATCGAAGCACGGGAACCGTTCTTCTGGACCAAGGTCAGTGAGGAGAACGGAGAGCGCTATCGCGTCGTCCGCATACCTCGCGGCGGCGGCATCCACGGCCTGCAAGTTCCGGTCTTCGGCCCGCTCGGACTCGAAGGAGCGGTAAGCCTCGGCGGAGAGCGCATCGATGCCTCGCCTCAAGCTCGGCTGGCGCTGGCAACGGTGGCAATCGCAGCCTTTCTTGCCGCCCGCAGATTGTTAGAACTGCCGACCAACGATACCGGCAAGAGACTCTCGGAACGTGAGCGCGAGGTTCTCGCCTGGACAGCCGCCGGTCGCCGTCAGATCGATATCGCCGCAACACTCGGCTTGTCGGAGCGCACCGTCGAAAACCATCTGCGCCGGGCACGGCAGCGCCTTGGGGTCACGACGACAGCCCAAGCAGTCAGGGTGGCGATCCGCAACGGCGACATCGAAGGCTAA
- a CDS encoding SDR family oxidoreductase: protein MVKTVLITGAASGFGRGVAWGLARHGHKVIAGCQIWPQVWELRNAARAEDVDIQVIKLDVLNEIDRRNAISLDVDVLFNNAGIMESGPLVEIPMTVFRSVFETNVFAALELAQSFARIMVKRGSGRIVWTSSVAGLVKVPFDGAYAASKHAVEGICSAMHEELKPYGVEVVTVNPGAFRTGFNDTGMESMDQWWGQGERIVEHWPVRELNRQHDPAEMIQAIIEVIEADKPAYRTVRPASAEEMIKKEQSEAWGRQA, encoded by the coding sequence ATGGTCAAGACAGTTCTCATCACAGGGGCTGCATCCGGCTTTGGCCGCGGGGTGGCGTGGGGGCTCGCAAGACATGGACACAAGGTCATCGCCGGCTGCCAAATCTGGCCGCAAGTCTGGGAGCTTCGGAACGCCGCCAGGGCAGAGGACGTCGACATACAGGTCATCAAACTCGACGTGCTCAACGAGATCGACCGGAGAAACGCCATCAGCCTCGATGTAGACGTCCTGTTCAATAATGCGGGGATCATGGAATCGGGGCCTCTGGTCGAGATTCCGATGACCGTATTCCGCTCGGTCTTCGAGACGAATGTCTTTGCCGCGCTTGAGCTTGCGCAAAGCTTTGCGCGCATCATGGTGAAGCGCGGCTCCGGACGAATCGTCTGGACATCCTCGGTCGCTGGGCTGGTGAAGGTGCCTTTCGACGGCGCTTATGCAGCCTCGAAACACGCGGTCGAAGGCATCTGCTCGGCGATGCATGAAGAACTCAAACCTTACGGGGTCGAAGTCGTCACGGTGAACCCCGGCGCCTTTCGGACCGGTTTCAACGACACCGGCATGGAAAGCATGGACCAATGGTGGGGACAAGGCGAGCGCATCGTCGAGCACTGGCCCGTGCGTGAGCTCAACCGTCAGCACGATCCAGCAGAAATGATCCAGGCCATCATCGAAGTGATCGAGGCGGATAAACCCGCCTATCGCACCGTGCGCCCAGCCAGTGCCGAGGAGATGATCAAGAAGGAACAGTCGGAGGCCTGGGGGCGACAAGCCTGA
- a CDS encoding O-succinylhomoserine sulfhydrylase, whose amino-acid sequence MANDATSAAALHPETRLVHAGTLRSQFGETSEALFLTQGHVYDSAEQCEARFLNKDPGFQYARFSNPSVTMLEQRMAAFEGAEACRATATGMAAVTAALSSLVRAGDHVVAARALFGSCRYIVEDHLPRYGVQSTLVDGTDLAAWRAAVRPNTKAFFLESPANPTLEVIDIAAVAAIAREAGAKLIVDNVFATPLFQRPLELGADLVAYSATKHIDGQGRCLGGLVLGSKELIEGDIQTFLRQTGPAMSPFNAWVMLKALETLPLRVRRQAESATVVAAWLKGRKELPHVAFIGDPDHPQAEIIAKQMSGPSTLIAFEVAGGKDAAFRFLNKLRLIRISNNLGDAKSLIVHPATTTHQRFTPEVRASMGVSDGLIRLSIGLEHADDLIADLQQALAA is encoded by the coding sequence ATGGCGAACGATGCGACTAGCGCAGCAGCGCTCCACCCCGAGACCCGACTGGTCCATGCCGGCACGCTGCGCTCGCAGTTCGGTGAGACCTCGGAAGCGCTGTTCCTGACGCAAGGCCATGTCTACGACAGCGCCGAGCAGTGCGAGGCGCGCTTCCTCAACAAGGATCCGGGCTTCCAGTACGCCCGCTTCTCCAATCCGAGCGTCACCATGCTGGAGCAGCGCATGGCCGCCTTCGAAGGCGCCGAAGCCTGCCGCGCCACCGCGACCGGCATGGCCGCCGTCACCGCGGCGCTGTCGAGCCTGGTGCGGGCCGGCGACCATGTCGTCGCGGCACGCGCGCTGTTCGGTTCCTGTCGCTACATCGTCGAGGACCATCTGCCGCGCTATGGCGTTCAGTCGACGCTGGTCGACGGCACCGACCTTGCCGCCTGGCGCGCCGCCGTCAGGCCGAACACCAAGGCCTTCTTCCTCGAAAGCCCGGCAAACCCGACGCTGGAGGTGATCGACATCGCCGCGGTCGCTGCGATCGCCAGGGAGGCCGGTGCCAAGCTGATCGTCGACAATGTCTTCGCGACGCCGCTGTTCCAGCGTCCGCTCGAACTCGGCGCCGATCTCGTCGCCTATTCCGCCACCAAGCACATCGACGGTCAGGGTCGCTGCCTCGGCGGCCTCGTGCTCGGCTCGAAGGAGCTGATCGAGGGAGATATCCAGACCTTCCTGCGCCAGACCGGCCCGGCCATGTCGCCCTTCAATGCCTGGGTGATGCTGAAGGCGCTGGAGACGCTGCCCCTGCGCGTCCGCCGCCAGGCCGAGAGCGCGACTGTGGTCGCTGCGTGGCTGAAGGGCCGCAAGGAACTGCCGCATGTCGCCTTCATCGGCGACCCTGACCATCCGCAGGCCGAGATCATCGCGAAGCAGATGAGCGGCCCCTCGACGCTGATCGCCTTCGAGGTCGCGGGTGGCAAAGACGCCGCCTTCCGTTTCCTCAACAAGCTCAGGCTGATCCGGATCTCCAACAATCTCGGCGACGCCAAGAGCCTGATCGTGCATCCGGCGACAACGACCCATCAGCGCTTCACGCCGGAGGTTCGCGCCAGCATGGGCGTCAGCGACGGGCTGATCCGCCTCTCGATCGGCCTGGAGCACGCCGACGACCTGATCGCCGATCTCCAGCAGGCGCTGGCTGCCTGA
- a CDS encoding DUF2188 domain-containing protein, which produces MVMVKYEIVQHDGGWAYKVGDALSETFRSHDAALKAANKAAARQKRPGVTDGIVYQDAKGEWHEELADGRDRPNTRIVDGG; this is translated from the coding sequence ATGGTCATGGTGAAATACGAGATCGTCCAGCACGATGGCGGCTGGGCCTACAAGGTCGGCGACGCCCTCTCCGAAACCTTCCGCTCGCATGATGCGGCGCTCAAGGCGGCCAATAAGGCTGCCGCCCGCCAGAAGCGGCCGGGCGTCACCGACGGCATCGTCTATCAGGATGCGAAGGGCGAGTGGCACGAAGAGCTGGCCGATGGCCGTGACCGGCCCAATACCCGGATCGTCGATGGCGGCTGA
- the fabI gene encoding enoyl-ACP reductase FabI, translated as MLPLMHNKRGLVMGVANQNSIAWGIARTLHAHGAEMAFTYQGDALGKRVKPLAESIGSKLVIPCDVEDVSTVDAAFAAIDEAWGGDPERNTLDFLIHAIGFSDKNELKGLYADTTRENFSRTMVISCFSFTEVAKRAAERMPQGGSMITLTYSGSTRVMPNYNVMGVAKAALEASMRYLAADYGPKGIRVNALSPGPVRTLAGAGISDARAMYSWQRANSPLRKSVTLEEIGGSALYYLSDLSGGVTGDIHHIDAGYHITSMPVLDGLRAADTGNGD; from the coding sequence ATGCTCCCCTTGATGCACAACAAGCGCGGCCTCGTCATGGGCGTGGCCAACCAGAACTCGATCGCCTGGGGCATCGCCCGGACTCTGCACGCGCATGGCGCCGAGATGGCCTTTACCTATCAGGGCGATGCGCTCGGCAAGCGCGTCAAGCCGCTCGCCGAGAGCATCGGCTCGAAGCTTGTGATTCCCTGCGACGTCGAGGACGTCTCGACGGTCGATGCTGCCTTCGCCGCGATCGACGAGGCCTGGGGCGGTGACCCGGAGCGCAACACGCTCGACTTCCTGATCCACGCCATCGGCTTCTCCGACAAGAACGAGCTCAAGGGGCTCTATGCCGACACCACCCGCGAGAATTTCTCGCGGACGATGGTGATCTCCTGCTTCTCGTTCACGGAAGTCGCGAAGCGCGCTGCCGAGCGCATGCCGCAGGGCGGCAGCATGATCACGCTGACCTATAGCGGCTCGACCCGCGTGATGCCGAACTACAATGTCATGGGTGTCGCCAAGGCAGCGCTGGAAGCCAGCATGCGTTACCTCGCCGCCGATTACGGGCCGAAGGGCATTCGTGTAAATGCGCTCTCTCCCGGGCCGGTGCGCACCCTTGCCGGCGCCGGTATCTCCGATGCACGCGCCATGTACTCCTGGCAGCGTGCCAACTCGCCGCTGCGCAAGTCCGTGACGCTGGAGGAGATCGGCGGTTCGGCGCTGTATTATCTCTCGGACCTGTCCGGTGGGGTGACCGGCGACATCCATCATATCGATGCCGGTTATCACATCACCTCGATGCCCGTGCTGGATGGTCTGCGCGCCGCCGATACCGGCAACGGCGACTGA
- a CDS encoding DUF3303 domain-containing protein — translation MLFMVIEHFDQARVKEIYARFHEKGRMIPDGLTYVDSWISADFARCFQVMQCDDVTKLQEWVLAWGDLARFEIVPLAASKDTAAAVKKHL, via the coding sequence ATGCTCTTCATGGTGATCGAACATTTCGACCAGGCGCGGGTGAAGGAGATCTATGCCCGCTTCCACGAGAAGGGCCGGATGATCCCTGACGGGCTGACCTATGTCGACAGCTGGATTTCGGCCGATTTTGCGCGCTGCTTCCAGGTGATGCAGTGCGACGACGTCACCAAGCTGCAGGAATGGGTGCTGGCCTGGGGCGACCTCGCCCGCTTCGAGATCGTGCCGCTCGCGGCCTCGAAGGATACGGCGGCGGCGGTGAAGAAGCATTTGTAG